A genomic window from Punica granatum isolate Tunisia-2019 chromosome 2, ASM765513v2, whole genome shotgun sequence includes:
- the LOC116197581 gene encoding thioredoxin-like 1-1, chloroplastic, whose product MEAISRASLFQSSNRVIRDESIVSVFPSRWRGVRLKPVKLRSSISLSRSDFYGKRIVATRSEGIPRRPSSRAFSVDAQMIQGNLGLAKAQKWWEKGLQPNMREVTGAQDLVDSLLNAGDKLVVVDFFSPGCGGCKALHPKICQLAEMNPDVQFLQVNYEQHKSMCYSLNVHVLPFFRFYRGAQGKVCSFSCTNATIKKFKDALAKHSPDRCSLSPTKGLEEKELLALSANRDLSFTYTLKSVPVPEQEAAVPEPAPSHPNSDTQLPLPLGGLPSAQESKEKRTLVNSGR is encoded by the exons ATGGAGGCCATTAGCAGGGCGAGCTTGTTTCAGTCGTCGAATCGTGTAATCAGAGATGAAAGTATCGTTTCCGTGTTCCCGAGCAGATGGAGGGGTGTGAGACTGAAGCCTGTGAAGCTCAGATCTTCGATTTCTTTGTCAAGGAGTGATTTTTATGGCAAGAGGATCGTGGCGACCCGATCTGAGGGCATCCCGAGGAGACCCAGCTCCCGGGCCTTTTCTGTTGATGCCCAG ATGATACAGGGCAACCTAGGGCTTGCAAAAGCCCAGAAATGGTGGGAGAAGGGCCTGCAGCCGAACATGAGGGAGGTGACTGGTGCACAGGATCTTGTAGACTCTCTGCTAAATGCAGGGGATAAGCTCGTGGTCGTGGATTTCTTCTCGCCGGGGTGCGGTGGCTGTAAGGCTCTGCACCCGAAGATATGCCAGCTGGCGGAGATGAACCCGGATGTTCAGTTCCTTCAGGTGAACTATGAGCAGCACAAGTCCATGTGCTACAGCCTCAATGTTCATGTCCTGCCCTTCTTCCGGTTTTATAGAGGAGCTCAGGGGAAGGTTTGCAGCTTTAGCTGCACCAATGCTACG ATCAAGAAGTTCAAGGATGCATTGGCTAAGCACTCTCCTGACCGATGCAGCCTTAGCCCCACAAAGGGTCTGGAAGAGAAGGAGCTCCTCGCCCTATCTGCCAACAGGGACTTGTCCTTTACCTACACACTAAAATCGGTTCCTGTTCCTGAGCAGGAGGCAGCTGTTCCAGAACCAGCACCATCTCACCCAAACTCGGACACTCAGCTTCCACTTCCTCTGGGAGGTCTACCGTCTGCTCAAGAGTCCAAGGAGAAGAGGACTCTAGTCAATTCGGGGAGATAA